From one Chanodichthys erythropterus isolate Z2021 chromosome 3, ASM2448905v1, whole genome shotgun sequence genomic stretch:
- the LOC137013356 gene encoding tripartite motif-containing protein 16-like, which yields MAEARISQDEFMCPVCLDLLKDPVAIPCGHSNSKICITGCWDQEDEKRVYSCPQCRQTFSPRPALGKNTILAEMVEKLKKTKLPADCYAGGVRCDVCTGRKYKAVKSCLVCQESYCQTHFDLHEEFHSRKPHKVIDATGRLQDMICRKHDKELEMYCITDQQCICVLCKESEHKNHNTVSTAAQRTEKQKQLKETQMKIRQRIQQRQKDVQQLREAVESHKRSAQTAVEDSERIFTELIRSIESCSEVTQLIRDQEEAAVSQAEGRLERLEQEINDLRRRDTELEQLSNTHHHIHFLQSFQSLSVPPESTDETGDPFSSLISFDGMRESVRHLRDKLEDLCKEIKKISDRVTFTNMNPKTRNDFLQYSHPLTLDLNTVNKHLRLSERNRVITVSDTVQPYPDHPDRFDQRWQVLCRESVWGRCYWEIEWSGNYVGISVSYKSISRKGGGNECAFGHNDQSWSLFCSSSRYSFIHNQIRTDLPAVSISSRIGVYVDHTAGTLSFYSIFDTMSLIYTVQTTFTQMLCPGFWIGSESSVKLC from the exons ATGGCAGAAGCCAGGATTTCTCAGGATGAGTTCATGTGTCCTGTGTGTCTGGATCTCCTGAAGGATCCAGTGGCCATTCCCTGCGGACACAGTAACTCTAAGATTTGTATTACAGGCTGCTGGGATCAGGAGGATGAGAAGAGAGTCTACAGCTGCCCTCAGTGCAGACAGACCTTCAGTCCAAGACCTGCTTTAGGTAAAAACACCATTCTGGCTGAAATGGTGGAGAAACTGAAGAAGACTAAACTTCCTGCTGACTGTTACGCTGGAGGCGTGCGGTGTGACGTCTGTACTGGAAGAAAATACAAAGCTGTCAAGTCCTGTCTGGTGTGTCAGGAGTCTTACTGTCAAACTCATTTTGACCTCCATGAGGAATTTCACTCTCGTAAACCACACAAAGTGATTGATGCCACTGGACGACTGCAGGACATGATCTGCCGTAAACATGATAAAGAGCTAGAAATGTACTGTATCACTGATCAACAATGCATCTGTGTACTGTGTAAGGAGTCTGAACATAAAAATCACAACACTGTATCAACTGCAGCacagaggacagagaaacag AAACAGCTGAAGGAGACGCAGATGAAGATCCGTCAGAGAATCCAGCAGAGACAGAAAGATGTTCAGCAGCTGAGAGAGGCTGTGGAGTCTCATAAG CGCTCTGCACAGACAGCAGTGGAGGACAGTGAGAGGATCTTTACTGAGCTCATCCGCTCCATTGAGAGCTGCTCTGAGGTCACACagctgatcagagatcaggaagAGGCTGCAGTGAGTCAAGCTGAAGGACGACTGGAGCGACTGGAGCAGGAGATCAATGATCTGAGGAGGAGAGACACTGAGCTGGAGCAGCTTTCAAACACACACCATCACATCCATTTCCTGCAG AGTTTTCAGTCTCTCTCAGTACCTCCTGAATCTACAGATGAGACAGGTGATCCCTTCAGTTCTCTCATCTCTTTCGATGGCATGAGAGAATCTGTCCGTCACCTGAGAGACAAACTGGAGGATTTATGCAAAGAGATTAAGAAGATCTCTGACAGAG TCACATTCACCAACATGAATCCCAAGACCAGGAACGACTTCCTACAGT ATTCTCATCCGCTCACtctggatctgaacacagtgAATAAACACCTCCGTCTGTCTGAGAGGAACAGAGTGATTACTGTCTCTGACACAGTCCAgccgtatcctgatcatccagacagatttgatcaGAGGTGgcaggtgttgtgtagagagagtgtgtggggacgctgttactgggagattgagtggagtGGGAATTATGTGGgtatatcagtgtcatataagagcatcagcaggaagggaGGGGGTAATGAGTGTGCATTTGGACataatgatcagtcctggagtttgtTCTGCTCTTCCTCCAGATACTCATTCATACACAATCAGATACGCACTGATCTCCCTGCAGTGTCCATCAGCTCtagaataggagtgtatgtggatcacactgcaggaactctgtccttctacagcatCTTTGACACAATGAGCCTCATCTacacagtccagaccacattcactcagATGCTCTGTCCTGGGTTTTGGATTGGTTCAGAATCATCAGTGAAATTGTGTTGA